From the Solanum stenotomum isolate F172 chromosome 4, ASM1918654v1, whole genome shotgun sequence genome, one window contains:
- the LOC125862622 gene encoding DExH-box ATP-dependent RNA helicase DExH10-like encodes MVESPTLKRRLEEENEAESTSKRSRTCLHEVAIPSCFASSNDESLHGTLSNPVYNGKMAKIYPFKLDPFQEISVACLERKESVLVSAHTSAGKTAVAEYAIAMSFRDKQRVIYTSPLKALSNQKYRELSEEFSDVGLLTGDVSISPNASCLVMTTEVLRTMLYVGSEVLKEVAWVIFDEIHYMKHRERGVVWEESIIFLPPAIKMVFLSATMSNPMEFAEWICNIHKQPCHVVYTDFRPTPLQHYAFPKGGSGLYLVVDDNDQFREDNFLKLRETFTKKKPGSSSAKASGRSGEGGNASGVSDIYKIVKMIMARKFQPVIIFSFSRIDCEKHAMCMTKLDFNTEEEKEAVEQVFHSAVACLNEEDRNLPAIELMLPLLQRGIAVHHSGLLPVVKELVELLFQEGLIKALFATETFAMGLNMPAKTVVFTSVKKWDGDAHRYIGSGEYIQMSGRAGRRGKDERGICIIMIDEKMEMDSLKDMVSGNPDPLVSSFRLSYYSILNLLSRTEGQFTAEHVIKNSFHQFQYEKALPDIGKKVSKLEEEGALLDASGEAEVAGYHKLRLEMAQFEKKLMAEITRPERVLYFLLPGRLVKVREGGKDWGWGVVVNVVKKPPAALGSLPATLSASCAAGYIVDTLLHCSLGSSENGSRPKPCPPRPGEKCEMHVVPVQLPLISSLSKLRISVPSDLRPLEARQSIFLAVQELEKRFPEGLPKLNPVKDMGIEDPEVVNMVNQIEELEKKFFSYQLHKSQNEHQLRSFQRKAEVNLEIQQLKSKMRDSRLQKFRDELRNRSQVLKKLGHIDADGIVQLKGQAACLIETGDNLLATELMFNGTFNDLNHHQVAALTSCFIPGDRSEEKIQLRDELEKPLQQLQDSARRIAEIQHECKLEIDVDKYVVASVRPFLMDVIYCWSMGASFAEVIQMTDIFEGSITRLARRLDEFLNQLKAAAHAVGEVDLENKFGAASDSIRRGIMFANSLYL; translated from the exons ATGGTGGAGTCTCCGACATTGAAACGGAGATTAGAGGAGGAGAATGAAGCAGAATCTACTTCGAAAAGGTCAAGAACTTGCTTGCACGAGGTAGCAATTCCCAGTTGTTTCGCTTCAAGCAACGATGAATCACTTCATGGAACCCTTTCAAATCCTGTTTATAATGGTAAAATGGCGAAAATCTATCCATTTAAGCTTGACCCATTTCAGGAAATCTCAGTAGCGTGTTTGGAGCGAAAGGAATCAGTTCTTGTATCTGCACATACTTCTGCTGGTAAAACTGCAGTTGCAGAGTATGCAATTGCTATGTCTTTTAGGGATAAGCAAAGGGTAATCTATACTTCACCTTTGAAAGCTTTGAGTAATCAGAAATACAGGGAGTTGAGTGAGGAGTTTTCTGATGTGGGTTTATTGACTGGAGATGTTTCAATTTCACCAAATGCGAGTTGTTTGGTGATGACGACTGAAGTTCTGAGAACTATGCTTTATGTGGGTTCTGAGGTATTGAAAGAGGTTGCTTGGGTTATATTTGATGAAATACATTACATGAAACATCGAGAGAGAGGGGTTGTTTGGGAAGAGAGTATTATATTCTTGCCACCAGCTATTAAGATGGTTTTTCTTTCAGCAACAATGTCAAATCCTATGGAGTTTGCTGAATGGATTTGTAATATTCATAAGCAGCCTTGTCATGTGGTTTATACTGATTTTCGACCCACCCCTTTGCAGCATTATGCGTTCCCTAAGGGTGGTTCTGGATTGTATCTCGTTGTTGATGACAATGACCAATTTAGGGAAGACAATTTCTTGAAATTACGGGAAACTTTCACCAAGAAGAAGCCAGGGAGCTCCAGCGCAAAGGCTAGTGGAAGAAGTGGAGAAGGTGGCAATGCTTCTGGTGTGTCTGACATCTACAAAATTGTCAAG ATGATCATGGCACGGAAGTTTCAGCCTGTCAttatattcagttttagtaGAATAGATTGTGAAAAACATGCAATGTGTATGACCAAACTTGATTTTAATACCGAAGAGGAAAAAGAAGCTGTGGAGCAGGTATTCCATAGTGCAGTGGCGTGCTTGAACGAGGAAGATAGGAACTTGCCAGCAATTGAATTAATGTTGCCACTGCTTCAGCGAGGGATTGCTGTTCATCACTCTGGTTTGCTTCCTGTTGTCAAAGAACTTGTGGAACTTCTTTTCCAAGAAGGACTAATAAAGGCCCTTTTTGCCACGGAGACG tTTGCCATGGGACTAAACATGCCTGCAAAAACAGTAGTTTTTACCAGTGTAAAAAAATGGGATGGTGATGCTCATCGTTACATTGGATCTGGTGAGTATATACAG ATGAGTGGAAGAGCAGGACGTCGTGGCAAAGATGAGCGTGGTATTTGCATTATCATGATTGATGAGAAG ATGGAGATGGATAGCCTCAAGGACATGGTTTCGGGCAACCCAGATCCGTTGGTCAGCTCCTTTAGGTTGAGTTACTACTCAATTTTGAATCTATTGAGCCGCACTGAAGGTCAATTTACCGCCGAGCATGTTATCAAAAACTCATTTCACCAGTTTCAGTATGAGAAG GCTTTACCTGACATCGGGAAGAAGGTTTCCAAGTTGGAAGAAGAAGGTGCATTGCTTGATGCCTCAGGAGAG GCTGAGGTTGCAGGATATCATAAACTAAGGCTTGAGATGgcccaatttgagaaaaaattgatGGCTGAAATAACAAGGCCTGAAAGGGTTCTGTATTTTCTTCTTCCTGGTAGGCTG GTTAAGGTACGAGAAGGTGGAAAAGATTGGGGTTGGGGTGTTGTAGTCAATGTGGTGAAGAAGCCTCCAGCAGCATTGGGTTCTTTGCCTGCTACCCTCTCTGCTTCATGTGCTGCTGGCTATATTGTGGATACGTTACTTCATTGCTCTCTGGGTTCCAGTGAAAATGGTTCTCGACCAAAACCATGCCCTCCTCGTCCCGGGGAAAAGTGTGAAATGCATGTG GTTCCTGTTCAGTTACCCTTAATTTCTTCTCTCAGCAAGCTTAGAATATCTGTTCCTTCTGATCTTCGGCCTTTGGAAGCAAGGCAGAGTATTTTTCTTGCAGTACAGGAGCTTGAAAAACGGTTCCCTGAAGGCCTCCCAAAGCTCAACCCTGTAAAG gACATGGGCATTGAAGATCCTGAAGTTGTTAATATGGTGAACCAGATTGAAGAACTTGAGAAGAAGTTCTTTTCTTATCAACTGCATAAG TCACAAAATGAACATCAGCTTAGGAGTTTCCAGAGGAAGGCTGAAGTGAACCTTGAGATTCAACAGCTCAAGTCAAAAATGCGTGATTCACGG CTTCAAAAATTTCGGGATGAACTTAGGAACCGCTCCCAAGTCCTCAAAAAGCTGGGTCATATTGACGCTGATGGTATTGTGCAGTTGAAGGGACAGGCAGCCTGCTTGATAGAAACTGGAGACAACCTTCTCGCGACTGAATTGATGTTTAATG GTACATTCAATGATCTTAATCATCATCAAGTTGCGGCTCTGACAAGCTGCTTTATCCCAGGTGATAGATCAGAGgaaaaaatacaattaagaGATGAACTTGAAAAACCATTGCAACAGTTACAAGATAGTGCAAGAAGAATAGCAGAG ATACAACATGAGTGCAAGCTGGAAATAGATGTTGATAAATATGTGGTGGCATCAGTTCGACCATTCTTAATGGATGTTATTTACTGTTGGTCAATG GGTGCATCTTTTGCGGAGGTTATACAAATGACAGACATCTTTGAAGGTAGCATCACTCGGCTGGCTAGAAGGCTTGATGAATTTTTAAACCAG TTGAAAGCTGCTGCACATGCTGTGGGAGAAGTAGATTTAGAGAACAAATTTGGTGCAGCAAGTGACAGTATTCGGCGAGGGATAATGTTTGCAAATTCTCTCTACCTGTGA
- the LOC125862629 gene encoding peroxidase 5-like, with protein MNSLALLSCLILCFSVFTDASYKYSYDYTSPPPPPKKSGYPSLPPKKSTFGIGFYSKSCPQAEGIIRKAVFKAVLMNPGFAAGIIRMHFHDCFIRGCDGSVLLDSVPGKETAEKDSPINNPSLRGFGVIDEAKALLEKVCPHTVSCADILAYAARDSAFFVGGIKYDVPGGRRDGRVSLSSEVIQNLPPPFFDAKQLEDNFKAKGLSLDEMVTLSGAHSIGVSHCSSFSNRLYGFNTTHPQDPSLDPRYASFLKNKCPRPMSDTQDDPIVNLDVSSPIHLDNKYYLNLRNHKGLLTSDQTLYESPLTSKLVLNNVKFRSTWTRKFANAMVHMGSIEILTGNKGEIRKNCHFIN; from the exons ATGAATTCATTGGCGCTACTTTCTTGTTTGATTCTTTGTTTTTCTGTATTTACTGATGCTTCTTACAAGTATAGTTACGATTATAcgtctccaccaccaccaccaaaaaAGTCTGGATATCCGTCATTGCCACCAAAAAAATCGACGTTTGGTATTGGCTTCTATTCAAAATCATGTCCACAAGCTGAAGGCATTATAAGAAAAGCTGTATTCAAAGCTGTTCTTATGAATCCTGGCTTTGCTGCTGGCATTATTCGTATGCATTTCCATGATTGCTTTATCAGG GGTTGTGATGGTTCAGTGTTGCTGGATTCAGTTCCTGGAAAGGAAACAGCTGAGAAAGACAGTCCCATTAACAACCCGAGCCTTCGAGGTTTTGGGGTTATTGATGAAGCCAAGGCATTGCTTGAAAAAGTATGTCCACACACAGTTTCGTGTGCAGACATACTTGCTTATGCTGCTAGAGATAGCGCATTTTTTGTAGGTGGTATAAAGTATGATGTACCAGGAGGACGTCGTGATGGACGTGTTTCATTGAGTTCTGAAGTCATTCAAAACCTCCCTCCACCTTTTTTCGATGCCAAGCAACTCGAAGACAACTTCAAAGCAAAAGGATTGTCACTTGATGAAATGGTGACTTTATCAGGAGCTCATTCAATTGGTGTCTCTCATTGTTCTTCTTTCTCTAATAGGCTTTATGGTTTCAATACTACACATCCTCAAGATCCTTCACTTGATCCTAGATATGcttcttttttgaaaaacaagtgtCCTAGACCAATGAGTGATACTCAAGATGATCCTATTGTGAATCTTGATGTTTCATCACCTATTCATCTTGACAACAAGTATTATCTCAATTTGAGGAACCATAAGGGACTATTGACTTCTGATCAGACGTTGTATGAAAGTCCTTTAACTTCTAAGTTGGTGTTGAATAACGTTAAGTTTCGATCGACTTGGACACGTAAGTTTGCTAATGCAATGGTTCATATGGGTTCAATTGAAATCCTTACCGGTAACAAGGGTGAGATCAGAAAGAACTGTCATTTCATCAACTGA
- the LOC125862633 gene encoding MADS-box transcription factor PHERES 2-like, with product MATKRLRDTRNYSEDVRNSILDRRVTSLFKKAEELSILCDIEIAIIIFRLGSIQPIAWKSASLAQDVLTRYLSCEANERIKNFVKHETYLQRKAEKKEKQISKLEKMNEEKEMELLFNQLVEGKSINELDARQIKGLLKVCVAKTAKINERKEQLKQPLNPQSNNENVTLSASPMGDLFNDSWFIETMATLGDGSGTESTPTKGNDTNVGDNGHSKDLN from the coding sequence ATGGCTACAAAAAGGCTTAGGGATACTAGGAACTATAGTGAAGACGTAAGAAACTCCATCTTAGATAGAAGAGTAACAAGTTTGTTTAAGAAAGCAGAAGAACTTTCTATTCTGTGTGATATAGAAATTgccataattatttttaggctAGGGAGTATCCAACCCATTGCTTGGAAATCTGCAAGTCTGGCTCAGGATGTCTTAACAAGGTATTTAAGTTGTGAAGCGAATGAAAGGATTAAAAATTTTGTCAAACATGAAACCTATCTTCAAAGGAAAgcggaaaagaaagaaaaacaaattagcAAATTAGAGAAAATGAATGAGGAAAAGGAAATGGAACTCCTCTTCAACCAACTAGTGGAAGGAAAGAGTATTAATGAACTTGATGCAAGACAGATAAAAGGTTTGTTAAAGGTGTGTGTTGCTAAAACGgctaaaataaatgaaagaaaggAACAATTGAAACAACCTCTAAATCCCCAATCCAACAATGAAAATGTCACCCTATCAGCAAGTCCAATGGGAGATTTATTCAATGACTCGTGGTTTATTGAGACTATGGCTACATTAGGGGATGGAAGTGGTACAGAGTCTACACCAACAAAAGGCAATGACACCAATGTTGGAGATAATGGACATTCCAAGGATCTCAATTGA
- the LOC125862626 gene encoding cytochrome b561 and DOMON domain-containing protein At3g25290-like: MIETSPPPSCSMMLLVILSFLSIFSFTNTHAHHCSNDFLSEAKNRNLINITFSKRYMESNGVEVAMYLHENTRKLDIMVGAKLKEEEETGWLAWGLNPGPEARMVGTQALIGIKTKNDEKLLKDTYNITSYTKLGCQLLPSPIDINISNFNFIYISKLKYHVILATIILPMKYDLSRLNQVWQVGINIGAVGNKELKMHGKGLMNYDSSETINLRTGKGRGNRVHESSKIRQVHGILNIIGWGTVLPIGVIIARNFREFPFPWLGWRKYHMSCQTIGYLVGTTGWAVGIWLGKASKYYSFPKHGTYGIFIFAFATIQMLFFKFKPGDRDEFRMYRNMFHHVVGYSLLIVSCINILKGIYIMHLDYTYWKPAYLGIVSCLAFIFLVFEIVSWFKFVCDKFGFWILCAKCIPNEEANEKKGSREDGRVQPSDTPINN; encoded by the exons atgATAGAAACATCACCACCACcatcttgttctatgatgttaTTAgtcattttatcatttttatcgATATTTTCGTTTACAAATACTCATGCTCATCATTGTAGTAATGATTTCTTGTCCGAGGCGAAGAATAGAAATCTAATCAACATAACATTTTCCAAGAGATATATGGAAAGCAATGGAGTTGAAGTAGCCATGTATCTACACGAAAACACTCGAAAACTTGACATAATGGTGGGAGCTAagttaaaagaagaagaagaaacaggATGGCTAGCATGGGGTTTGAACCCTGGTCCAGAAGCTAGAATGGTTGGAACACAAGCTCTTATAGGTATAAAGACTAAGAATGATGAAAAGTTACTTAAGGATACATACAACATTACTAGTTATACCAAGTTAGGTTGTCAACTATTGCCTTCTCCTATTGACATAAACATaagtaatttcaattttatttacatTAGTAAACTTAAATATCATGTTATATTAGCAACTATTATTCTTCCAATGAAATATGATTTGTCAAGGTTGAATCAAGTGTGGCAAGTTGGAATTAATATTGGGGCAGTAGGGAATAAAGAACTAAAGATGCATGGAAAAGGCCTCATGAATTATGATAGTAGTGAAACAATTAACTTGAGGACAGGCAAAGGTCGAGGCAATAGAGTTCATGAATCTAGCAAAATAAGACAA GTTCATGggatattaaatattattgggTGGGGTACAGTGCTTCCTATTGGTGTGATTATAGCAAGGAATTTTAGAGAGTTTCCATTTCCTTGGTTGGGTTGGAGAAAATATCATATGTCATGCCAAACAATTGGGTACCTTGTGGGAACAACAGGATGGGCTGTTGGAATATGGCTTGGTAAAGCATCCAAATATTATTCCTTTCCCAAACATGGAACTTATGGCATTTTCATATTTGCTTTTGCCACCATACAA ATgttgtttttcaaatttaaaccaGGCGATCGCGATGAATTTCGTATGTATAGGAACATGTTTCATCATGTTGTTGGATATTCATTACTGATTGTGAGTTGTATCAACATATTGAAAGGGATATACATAATGCATCTGGACTACACATACTGGAAACCAGCTTATTTAGGAATAGTTAGCTGTTTGGCTTTCATCTTTCTTGTTTTTGAAATTGTATCTTGGTTCAAATTTGTGTGTGATAAGTTTGGGTTTTGGATCTTATGTGCTAAGTGCATACCAAATGAGGAAGCAAATGAGAAAAAAGGTTCAAGAGAAGATGGAAGAGTTCAACCTAGTGATACACCAATAAACAACTAA